A single genomic interval of Acidobacteriota bacterium harbors:
- a CDS encoding Fic family protein yields MSERAGRFVLQPQGYKTFIPNPLPPEPPVKYNAELLSEADRSLARLDGITTVLPNPDLFIAMYVKKEALLSSQIEGTQASLEGILEFEADVIPREDINQIRDVINYIKALNYGISRLKNLPMSLRLITEIHKILLEGSRGRYRNPGEFRKSQNWIGPPGASLSEAIFIPPPPDMVIPSMGDLEKFFYSKEEIPLLIKIALIHAQFETIHPFLDGNGRIGRLLITFYLFWKGILSKPLLYLSYYLKKYRDNYYKLLMDVRLKGAWEKWVQFFLKGVIDTSQEAVKTAKEVIQLKESLITKLHENSISSIYAVKLIETLFETPLISVKDVIEKLNISKEAANTLVKRFEKIRILKEITGKQRYKKYQFKDYVEIIKKGTENI; encoded by the coding sequence ATGAGTGAAAGGGCTGGAAGGTTTGTTCTACAGCCGCAAGGATATAAGACATTTATACCCAATCCGTTGCCTCCTGAACCTCCTGTTAAGTACAATGCAGAATTATTATCTGAAGCAGACAGGTCCCTTGCACGATTAGACGGGATTACTACCGTTCTTCCTAATCCCGACCTTTTCATCGCCATGTATGTGAAAAAAGAAGCACTTTTAAGTTCCCAGATTGAAGGGACTCAGGCTTCTCTTGAGGGAATCTTAGAATTTGAGGCTGATGTGATACCTCGAGAAGATATAAATCAGATAAGGGACGTGATCAATTACATAAAAGCGCTTAATTATGGAATATCAAGGCTCAAGAATCTTCCCATGTCTTTGAGACTTATAACCGAGATCCATAAAATCTTGTTAGAAGGTTCAAGAGGTAGATATAGAAATCCTGGGGAGTTCAGGAAATCGCAAAATTGGATAGGTCCACCTGGTGCTTCTTTGAGTGAAGCAATATTTATTCCACCGCCGCCTGATATGGTTATACCATCAATGGGAGACCTTGAAAAATTCTTTTACAGCAAAGAAGAAATTCCGTTATTAATTAAGATTGCTTTAATACACGCCCAATTTGAAACCATCCATCCATTCTTAGACGGAAATGGTAGGATAGGCAGATTACTCATTACATTTTATCTCTTCTGGAAGGGAATTTTATCAAAACCTTTGTTGTACCTGAGTTATTATTTGAAAAAATATAGAGATAATTACTACAAATTGCTAATGGATGTTCGACTAAAAGGAGCTTGGGAAAAATGGGTTCAATTTTTTCTTAAAGGGGTCATTGATACTTCTCAAGAAGCAGTAAAAACTGCCAAAGAAGTTATTCAATTAAAAGAATCCTTGATAACTAAACTTCATGAAAACTCTATATCGAGTATCTACGCTGTGAAGCTGATCGAAACGCTCTTTGAAACACCTTTGATTAGTGTGAAAGATGTTATTGAAAAATTGAATATTTCAAAAGAGGCTGCAAATACATTGGTAAAAAGGTTTGAGAAAATTAGGATTTTAAAAGAGATAACCGGGAAACAGAGATACAAAAAATACCAATTTAAAGATTATGTTGAAATTATAAAAAAGGGAACAGAAAACATCTAA